One stretch of Podospora bellae-mahoneyi strain CBS 112042 chromosome 2, whole genome shotgun sequence DNA includes these proteins:
- a CDS encoding hypothetical protein (EggNog:ENOG503P2J7; COG:S), with translation MPRKVRCSLTDCKAVAQRISGDCAFCGGHYCSNHRLLEDHKCQGLEDCKKEAFEQNAMQLNKERTQVIRGV, from the exons ATGCCCAGGAAGGTCAGATGCTCGCTCACCGACTGCAAGGCTGTCGCCCAACGCATTTCCGGCGACTGCGCTTTCTGCGGCGGACACTATTGCAGCAACCACCGTCTGCTAGAAGACCACAAGTGCCAGGGCCTGGAGGAT TGCAAAAAGGAAGCCTTCGAGCAAAACGCGATGCAGCTCAACAAAGAAAGAACCCAAGTCATCAGGGGTGTATAA
- the FDH1_1 gene encoding formate dehydrogenase (NAD+) (EggNog:ENOG503NVMR; BUSCO:EOG09262PIH; COG:Q), giving the protein MSDTAGKTITCKAAIAWGPGQELSYEDVEVAPPKAHEVRIKIAYTGVCHTDAYTLSGKDPEGAFPVILGHEGAGIVESVGEGVTNVKPGDHVVALYTPECKECKFCKSGKTNLCGKIRATQGKGVMPDGTSRFRARGQDILHFMGTSTFSQYTVVADISVVAVQQDAPMDRTCLLGCGITTGYGAARITANVEEGSSVAIFGAGCVGLSVIQGAVANKAGKIIVVDVNPSKEEWSRKFGATDFVNPTKLPEGQSVVDKLIEITDGGCDYTFDCTGNVNVMRAALEACHKGWGQSIIIGVAAAGQEIATRPFQLVTGRVWRGSAFGGVKGRSQLPGLVQDYLDGKLKVDEFITHRKKLGEINEAFEVMKQGDCIRAVVTMDE; this is encoded by the exons ATGTCCGATACAGCTGGCAAG ACCATCACCTGCAAGGCGGCCATCGCCTGGGGCCCCGGCCAGGAGCTCTCCTACGAGGACGTTGAAGTCGCACCGCCCAAAGCCCACGAGGTCAGAATCAAGATCGCCTACACCGGTGTCTGCCACACAG ACGCCTACACCCTCTCAGGCAAAGACCCCGAGGGCGCCTTccccgtcatcctcggccACGAGGGCGCCGGCATCGTCGAGTCCGTCGGCGAGGGCGTCACCAACGTCAAGCCGGGCGACCACGTCGTGGCCCTCTACACGCCCGAGTGCAAAGAGTGCAAGTTTTGCAAGTCGGGCAAGACCAACCTCTGCGGCAAAATCCGTGCCACCCAAGGGAAAGGTGTCATGCCTGATGGGACCTCCCGGTTCAGGGCACGGGGGCAGGATATCCTTCACTTTATGGGGACGTCGACTTTCTCGCAGTACACCGTCGTGGCTGACATTTCTGTTGTCGCGGTGCAGCAGGATGCGCCGATGGATAGGACGTGCCTGTTGGGGTGCGGGATCACGACGGGTTACGGTGCGGCGAGGATCACGGCgaatgtggaggaggggagctCGGTTGCCATCTTTGGGGCGGGGTGTGTGGGCTTGAGCGTGATTCAGGGCGCGGTGGCGAACAAGGCGGGGAAGATTATTGTTGTGGATGTGAACCCGAGCAAGGAGGAGTGGTCGAGGAAGTTTGGGGCGACGGATTTTGTGAACCCGACCAAGCTGCCCGAGGGGCAGAGCGTGGTGGACAAGCTGATTGAGATTACGGATGGGGGGTGCGACTACACGTTTGACTGCACGGGGAATGTGAATGTGATGAGGGCGGCGTTGGAGGCGTGTCATAAGGGGTGGGGGCAGAGTATCATTATTGGggttgcggcggcggggcAGGAGATTGCTACTAGAC CGTTCCAGCTTGTCACTGGTCGTGTGTGGAGGGGTAGCGCCTTTGGCGGTGTCAAGGGCCGGTCCCAACTTCCTGGGCTGGTGCAGGATTATCTTgatggcaagctcaaggtGGATGAGTTTATTACCCACCGCAAGAAGCTGGGCGAGATCAATGAGGCATTTGAGGTTATGAAGCAGGGTGATTGCATTCGTGCTGTTGTCACTATGGACGAGTAA
- a CDS encoding hypothetical protein (COG:S; EggNog:ENOG503P5HT), giving the protein MSGQSPPSPLPTYVYKIIPSAPPSPIPDFYPLSDLDRQDGFVHLSTARQVPITSSLFFTSFKSFHILKLRLSNFPQESVKWDEVPGTNGCPHLYGNFGAKDVVDSKEFVRGDDQTWEDVLRGDSWLE; this is encoded by the exons ATGAGCGGccaatcccccccctcccccctcccaacctaCGTCTACAAGATCATCCCCTCCgccccgccctccccgaTCCCCGATTTTTATCCGCTCTCGGATCTCGACCGGCAAGACGGGTTCGTGCACCTGAGCACCGCACGGCAG gtccccatcacctcctccctcttcttcacctcatTCAAGTCCTTccacatcctcaaactccgcCTCTCCAACTTCCCCCAAGAAAGCGTAAAATGGGACGAAGTCCCCGGCACCAACGGCTGCCCCCATCTCTACGGCAACTTTGGCGCCAAGGACGTTGTTGACAGCAAAGAATTTGTCCGGGGAGATGACCAAACCTGGGAGGATGTCTTGAGGGGTGATAGCTGGCTCGAATAG
- a CDS encoding hypothetical protein (COG:O; EggNog:ENOG503NXU7) — MSGFLSLIAWSFLPNLVTGWTQTILYSILIRAGDPHPTPGTPRWAEHRRKIHIAVVTVYLLYTIYEADHDIQSTPSFYSSLGVPLTATEKEIKSRFRRLAAHFHPDKIKDSKIAADDANTYFVHLQLAQDTLTNGAKRFAYDRFGPEAVTGWQHCSSVADYVYRGFKGIVPYYTLAALSMYGFGLLGYLDWGKFERWLVLALLFLFESHAVTRPYPPVLLTMFINPFVTWFPGRQPYLQFQAITLAKKLALTLYLAFSQIGPLLTADTTSGNIVVGRGGTGTGNEEQELRKGLERLEGTVRRLDTDATNLLQLELAPFAGDEKGMGEVWRRVREWLVHNTIRSDPMVRDAMGRSLARRRTGAPVGARGTR, encoded by the exons ATGTCCGGCTTTCTCTCTTTGATAGCATGGAGCTTCCTCCCCAAC CTGGTAACAGGCTGGACGCAAACAATCCTCTacagcatcctcatccgcGCCGGCGACCCCCACCCCACGCCGGGAACCCCCCGATGGGCCGAACACCGTCGCAAAATCCACATTGCCGTCGTCACGGTTTATTTGTTGTATACCATCTACGAAGCCGATCATGACATacaatccaccccctcattTTACTCCTCCCTTGGAGTCCCCTTGACAGCCACAGAGAAGGAGATCAAATCCCGCTTCCGGAGACTGGCGGCGCACTTCCATCCAGACAAGATCAAAGACAGCAAGATCGCTGCCGACGATGCGAATACCTACTTTGTGCACCTGCAGCTGGCGCAGGATACGTTGACGAACGGGGCCAAGAGGTTTGCTTACGATCGGTTTGGGCCGGAGGCGGTGACGGGGTGGCAGCATTGCAGCAGCGTGGCAGATTATGTGTACAGGGGCTTCAAGGGGATCGTGCCGTACTACACGCTGGCGGCGCTGTCGATGTACGGGTTTGGGTTGCTGGGGTATCTGGACTGGGGAAAGTTtgagaggtggttggtgctggcgctgctgtttttgtttgagaGCCATGCCGTCACGAGACCGTACCCGCCGGTTTTGCTGACAATGTTTATTAACCCTTTTGTTACTTGGTTTCCTGGCCGGCAGCCGTATTTGCAGTTTCAGGCGATTACGCTGGCCAAGAAGTTGGCGTTGACGCTGTATCTGGCCTTTTCGCAGATTGGTCCGTTGCTGACGGCTGATACGACGAGTGGGAACATTGttgtgggaaggggtgggacggggacggggaatgaggagcaggagttgaggaaggggcttgagaggttggaggggacgGTCAGGAGGTTGGATACGGATGCGACGAATTTGTTGCAGTTGGAACTGGCGCCGTTTgcgggggatgagaaggggatgggggaggtgtggaggcgggtgagggagtggttggtgCATAATACTATTAGGAGTGATCCGATGGTGAGGGATGCTATGGGACGgagtttggcgaggaggaggacgggggcGCCGGTTGGGGCCAGGGGGACGAGGTAG
- the PFA3 gene encoding palmitoyltransferase for Vac8p (EggNog:ENOG503NZ5J; COG:S): protein MDATPLSRSPPPSPSPILPVARSATRQFPPILEAPSHDCESSTENMGSARRWARKIERTCCTCATYFPLAFVYGITTWAVYVLWDLCSVPSRVEWLGTTYKLVGFALYAMLNWCYTTAVFTPPGSTTNDHGYSTLPTHAAPSATSYTVKSNGELRFCKKCQARKPDRAHHCSTCRRCVLKMDHHCPWLATCIGLRNHKAFLLFLIYTTIFSLYAFLGSASWVWEEIFANTTYVENLMPVNYICLAIVAGIIGIVVGAFTGWHIYLATRGQTTIECLEKTRYLTPLRESMHRTYINQHTPGQGVQLPSYGQQLLDIHQNAIPGVTRPEEGEELRQEPSHPSVNPELQAGSRRFTPSEMEQYRARKRYEEFMDEQDATKLPNAFDLGAKRNLLHLFGPVPLLWPIPICNTTGDGWSWEPSPEWLEARDRIAREREQQRERERVAGWGADSDYPEPDPQPPMVRVDGGAGRHYLQPSRPASRVPSPLPSPGHRKAQSKADRILGRDPNLYVDDPASPGLGAGQQDVNLRRLSPAGRTVEDELEEIDNEIDEEEQTEQVKKEEIRARKERIAMNVVTNGRWGAGARSPLLISSPRLGQGGSGTSSPRRGGMGSGASTPRREYDREDDDDGVD, encoded by the exons ATGGATGCAACGCCGTTATCCAGatcccctccgccatcaccctccccgatcCTTCCAGTTGCTCGTTCCGCGACCAGACAGTTTCCCCCTATTCTCGAAGCACCATCCCACGATTGCGAATCCTCGACAGAAAACATGGGAAGCGCTCGCCGGTGGGCGAGAAAGATTGAGCGCACATGTTGCACTTGCGCCACGTATTTTCCCTTGGCATTCGTGTATGGGATAACAACTTGGGCCGTCTATGTGTTGTGGGATCTCTGCTCTGTGCCATCGAGGGTGGAATGGCTGG GTACCACTTATAAACTTGTTGGCTTTGCCCTCTACGCCATGCTCAACTGGTGCTACACCACTGCCGTATTTACACCACCGGGAAGCACGACGAACGATCATGGCTACAGCACGCTACCGACCCACGCCGCCCCTTCGGCCACATCATACACCGTCAAGTCCAATGGCGAGCTCCGTTTCTGCAAGAAATGCCAGGCTCGGAAGCCCGACCGCGCCCATCATTGCTCCACCTGCCGCCGGTGTGTCCTCAAGATGGACCATCACTGCCCCTGGCTAGCAACCTGCATCGGTCTTCGAAACCACAAGgccttcctcctttttctcatCTATACCACGATTTTCTCTCTATACGCCTTCCTTGGCTCCGCCAGCTGGGTCTGGGAAGAGATCTTCGCCAACACTACTTACGTCGAGAATCTCATGCCAGTTAACTACATCTGCCTTGCCATCGTTGCCGGTATCATCGGCATTGTAGTCGGGGCATTCACAGGGTGGCATATCTATCTCGCTACCAGAGGCCAAACAACCATCGAGTGCTTGGAGAAAACTAGATATTTGACCCCTCTCAGGGAATCCATGCACAGGACCTACATCAACCAACACACTCCCGGTCAAGGCGTCCAGCTCCCTTCTTACGGTCAACAACTCCTCGATATTCATCAAAACGCAATTCCGGGTGTCACTCGGcctgaagaaggcgaggaactTCGTCAAGAACCCTCGCATCCCTCCGTCAACCCCGAGTTGCAAGCTGGCTCGAGGAGATTTACACCCTCTGAAATGGAGCAGTACCGGGCCCGCAAGCGCTATGAAGAATTCATGGACGAGCAGGATGCAACCAAACTTCCCAATGCTTTCGACCTCGGCGCCAAGAGGAACCTGCTTCATTTGTTTGGCCCTGTCCCGCTATTATGGCCGATTCCAATCTGCAACACGACTGGCGATGGCTGGAGCTGGGAGCCCAGTCCCGAGTGGCTTGAGGCGAGAGACAGGATCGCAAGAGAGCGGGAACAGCAACGGGAAAGAGAGCGGGTGGCAGGCTGGGGGGCTGATTCGGATTACCCTGAGCCTGATCCTCAACCGCCCATGGTGAGAGTGGATGGCGGAGCAGGGAGACATTATTTACAGCCTTCCAGACCGGCCAGCAGAGTTCCGTCACCTTTGCCTTCTCCTGGTCACAGAAAGGCGCAAAGCAAAGCCGACAGGATACTGGGCCGCGATCCCAACCTCTATGTGGACGATCCCGCCAGCCCCGGGCTTGGAGCTGGGCAGCAGGATGTTAATCTGAGGAGGTTAAGTCCCGCCGGgcggacggtggaggatgagctggaggagattgatAACGAGattgatgaagaggagcagACTGAACAGgtgaaaaaggaggagattagggcgaggaaggagaggatagCGATGAATGTGGTGACTAATGGGCGGTGGGGTGCCGGGGCGAGGAGTCCGTTGCTGATTAGCAGTCCCAGACTAGGACAGGGAGGAAGTGGGACGAGTTCACCGAGGCGGGGGGGGATGGGCAGTGGTGCGAGtacgccgaggagggagtaTGAtagggaggatgatgatgatggggttgattgA
- a CDS encoding hypothetical protein (EggNog:ENOG503NZIA; BUSCO:EOG092640ET; COG:S), which yields MWWLINACSSAIFLFSIVLSIPIAFDVGGRDAGLAYSLSLFLFYIFYSTSKLITPEKSRIRWFLKSLVGLSQWIVIPALLIWALNRFSVDADSANWVSRTFAHVTGHHKSWREWFWGSEGFVENVALGSWDNTLSYSSPVFQLLEGFCSLLVIQAAGQIARWLVNRGRSDTWITLLIISGAISSMAIYFLWRVMCFPQIGNFDATLIGVAMTSAFFLCGFGIASGRGNPIESSLLFAYTVLCVYQIFTDYQPSPEAAAAAEAAAAAQPDFPPLPPILMASYTTLIHMLSSLPSAFGLSFQFLYAAFQTITPSVIISLTYRTIVFYCATRIIPAVRELGAQAIMEEPTLDESDGANRVLGFLSWFSPSILIAVYTSLLLQHFTIADGDELGWTLRAGDAGGSTWRWINLTATMGLYAIELYLGGDGDGGAHWKTD from the exons ATGTGGTGGCTCATCAACGCCTGTTCGAGTGCCATTTTCCTGTTCAGCATCGTCCTCTCGATACCAATCGCTTTCGATGTCGGGGGCCGTGATGCTGGCCTGGCTTATTCGCTATcacttttccttttctaCATTTTCTACAGTACCAGCAAGCTTATAACGCCAGAGAAGTCTCGGATACGCTGGTTCTTGAAGAGTCTGGTTGGGTTATCACAATGGATTGTTATACCCGCATTGTTGATTTGGGCTCTCAACCGTTTCTCGGTCGATGCCGATAGTGCCAACTGGGTGTCACGTACGTTTGCCCACGTTACAGGGCACCACAAGAGTTGGAGAGAGTGGTTTTGGGGGTCTGAAGGCTTTGTGGAAAACGTTGCGTTAGGCTCTTGGGACAATACCTTGAGTTATTCGAGCCCTGTTTTCCAACTTCTCGAGGGCTTCTGCAGCTTGTTGGTGATCCAGGCTGCTGGTCAGATTGCGAGATGGCTGGTCAACCGGGGAAGAAGTGACACCTGG ATCACGCTCCTGATAATATCAGGTGCCATCAGCTCCATGGCCATTTACTTCTTATGGCGTGTCATGTGCTTCCCACAAATCGGCAACTTCGATGCCACGCTCATCGGCGTTGCCATGACctcagccttcttcctctgcggTTTTGGCATTGCCAGCGGCCGAGGGAATCCGATCGAgtcttcccttctttttgcgTACACGGTTCTCTGTGTCTATCAGATTTTCACCGATTATCAGCCCTCGCCCGAGGCTGCCGCCGCAGCGgaagctgccgctgctgcgcAGCCGGATTTTCCGCCTCTGCCGCCCATCCTCATGGCCTCCTACACCACTCTGATCCACATGCTCAGCAGCCTTCCGTCGGCTTTTGGTTTATCATTCCAGTTTCTTTACGCGGCATTCCAAACCATCACCCCTAGCGTCATCATCTCGCTGACATATCGCACCATCGTTTTTTATTGCGCTACGAGAATTATTCCGGCTGTTAGAGAGTTGGGTGCTCAGGCTATTATGGAAGAGCCCACGCTCGACGAAAGCGATGGCGCCAACCGTGTTCTTGGTTTTCTCAGCTGGTTTTCGCCTTCTATTCTGATTGCGGTATACACCAGTTTGCTCCTGCAGCACTTTACTATTGCCGATGGCGACGAGCTCGGCTGGACTCTCCGGGCCGGCGATGCTGGTGGCAGTACTTGGCGGTGGATCAACTTGACGGCCACCATGGGACTTTATGCCATCGAGTTGTacctcggtggtgatggtgacggtGGCGCGCACTGGAAGACGGACTGA
- a CDS encoding hypothetical protein (EggNog:ENOG503Q3SX) gives MRPEVVSVGPSASSMEIVGEETVDPPRPSPPSSSSTPPTPTTFILETEPQPQQQHQTSGFFARIRSSVMASLEKRKLGGVKVEYTEIPSSELEHEEQGVETVNGEPASCSKCGQPSSRHGRGGQRKKGLWKSWGLQLRLTVLGVGLLALILLLNLLSAIKDSLIGARHNDYDPFVNWGQPNTGTEDLSWYPTDFLRDVTPLPCHSHNDYWRRVPLFDALYAGCTGVEADVWLFNNDLLVGHDLASLQVNRTFQSLYVNPIVDILEKQNPKTLYYNGTLNGVFDVDPGQTLVLLIDLKTSGHETWPHVLRQLDPLRERGWLSFYKDGEFHSRPVTVVGTGNTPFDLILTPPYPTTTTTTTAKYSNSTSPPDRDAFFDAPLDKLLPDSPYNSSNSYYASVSFFRSIGITQWWKGGEPTAGQLAKIRGHLAAAKERGLVSRYWELPAWPIHVRNKIWEVLVGEGMGMLNVDDLKGATSEDWRRIRTWRRILRLF, from the exons ATGCGCCCAGAAGTGGTCTCGGTGGGGCCGTCTGCCAGCAGCATGGAGATCGTCGGGGAGGAGACAGTGGATCCGCCGAGaccatcgccgccatcatcgtcatcgacGCCGCCAACTCCGACCACCTTCATCCTCGAAACTgaaccacaaccacaacaacaacaccaaacgAGCGGGTTTTTTGCCAGGATACGCTCCTCTGTCATGGCGTCACTTGAAAAGAGGAAGCTGGGCGGTGTAAAGGTGGAATACACCGAGATTCCCAGCAGCGAACTTGAGCATGAAGAGCAGGGTGTGGAGACGGTGAATGGTGAGCCAGCGAGCTGCAGCAAATGCGGGCAACCATCATCACGGcatgggagaggagggcagaggaagaaggggctGTGGAAGTCGTGGGGGTTGCAATTGCGGCTTACGGTGCTTGGAGTAGGATTGTT agccctcatcctcctcctcaacctcctctccgccatcAAAGACTCCCTCATCGGCGCCCGCCACAACGACTACGACCCCTTTGTCAACTGGGGCCAACCCAACACCGGCACGGAGGATCTCTCCTGGTACCCAACTGACTTCCTCCGGGAcgtcacccccctcccctgccACTCCCACAACGACTACTGGCGCCGCGTCCCGTTATTCGACGCCCTCTACGCGGGGTGTACAGGAGTAGAAGCCGACGTCTGGCTATTCAACAACGACCTGCTTGTCGGCCACGACCTGGCTTCCTTGCAAGTAAACCGCACGTTTCAATCCCTCTACGTCAACCCCATCGTCGACATCTTGGAGAAGCAAAACCCCAAAACACTGTACTACAACGGGACGCTCAACGGAGTCTTTGACGTCGACCCTGGTCAGACTTTGGTCTTGCTGATTGATCTCAAGACCTCGGGTCATGAGACTTGGCCGCACGTGCTGAGGCAACTTGATCCCctgagggaaaggggatggCTTTCGTTTTATAAGGATGGGGAATTTCACTCGAGGCCTGTGACGGTTGTGGGCACGGGGAATACACCCTTTGACCTCATTTTGACACCCCCTtacccaaccaccaccaccaccaccaccgctaaATACTCCAACtcgacctctcctcctgaCCGCGACGCGTTTTTTGACGCCCCGCTTGATAAACTTCTACCCGATTCCCCATATAACAGCTCCAACTCCTATTATGCCTCGGTGAGCTTCTTCAGGTCGATAGGTATTACCcagtggtggaaggggggcgAGCCAACAGCTgggcagctggccaagatcaGGGGGCATCTGGCGGCGGCAAAggaaagggggttggtgagcagGTACTGGGAGCTGCCTGCTTGGCCGATTCATGTGAGGAATAAGATTTGGGAGgtgctggttggggaggggatgggcaTGTTGAATGTGGATGATTTGAAGGGGGCGACGAGCGAggattggaggaggattaggacttggaggaggatattgagGTTGTTTTGA
- the ebp2 gene encoding rRNA-processing protein EBP2 (COG:A; EggNog:ENOG503NU3U; BUSCO:EOG09265GXF): MNWRCQKVSAICKSQLRVRVTPPLQPTPAPPTILSYRPNRRDQPKKSFGVVAAQSNSPISTGSNRIPNHNHPDPHQPITKSHTKHDKMAKKGAKLAAKAPIAKSQSNGVTDKKNRRKSNDPPVEAPIAETNEDEEWEDEDSEEDSNSEEEGGGVDFSKLEDINDSDSDSEINNSNSENEDNDDEEEESEIDVDDLNLDDMDPEEKEELAATTRVRQTINNKDALLAALKRISLVPTDIKKAASVPFAYHMTLVTSKPTQDVIPSIDDDLERELAFLNAARESALKARNLLKKEGVPFTRPTDYFAETLRSDETMEAVKQKMIEAATAKKASAEARKQRDLKKFGKQVQVQKQQERAKEKRATLEKINELKKKRKDGGSASLGAREADDMFDVAVDNELGGGNKASGKRGRSGGDHGPPNAKRQKKNEKYGFGGKKRFGKSGDAISSGDMSGFSAKRMKNGGGAGDGKKTTFSAMSAKAKGSKPRLGKDKRKGGAGRR, translated from the exons ATGAACTGGAGATGTCAAAAGGTCAGCGCGATATGTAAGTCCCAActgagggttagggtcacTCCTCCACTTCAGCCCACTCCGGCCCCACCCACTATCTTATCTTATCGTCCCAATCGGCGCGACCAGCCAAAAAAAAGTTTTGGAGTAGTCGCAGCTCAATCAAACTCGCCCATTTCTACAGGTTCAAATCGCATTccaaaccacaaccaccccgatccccaccaacccatcaccaagtcgCACACCAAGCACGAcaagatggccaagaagggcgCAAAACTCGCCGCAAAGGCGCCAATCGCCAAGTCGCAATCAAACGGAGTCAcagacaagaagaacagaAGAAAGTCCAACGACCCACCAGTCGAAGCCCCCATCGCCGAAACCAACGAGGACGAAGAgtgggaagatgaagacagcGAGGAGGACTCCAActcggaagaagaagggggcggCGTCGACTTTTCCAAACTAGAAGACATCAAcgactccgactccgactcAGAAATCAACAATTCCAACTCCGAAAACGaggacaacgacgacgaagaagaagaatccGAAATCGACGTCGacgacctcaacctcgacgacatGGACCccgaagaaaaggaagaactcgccgccaccacccgcgTCCGCCAAACAATCAACAACAAGgacgccctcctcgccgccctgaAGCGCATCTCCCTCGTGCCCAccgacatcaagaaggccgccTCGGTCCCCTTTGCTTACCACATGACCCTCGTCACGTCCAAACCCACCCAAGATGTCATCCCCTccatcgacgacgacctcgagCGCGAGCTCGCCTTCCTCAATGCGGCGCGCGAGTCGGCTCTCAAGGCGAGGAACTTGCTCAAGAAGGAAGGGGTGCCGTTTACGAGACCTACCGATTACTTTGCCGAGACGCTCCGCAGTGATGAGACGATGGAGGCGGTGAAGCAAAAGATGATTGAGGCCGCAACGGCAAAGAAGGCTTCTGCCGAGGCGAGGAAGCAGAGGGACTTGAAGAAGTTTGGAAAGCAGGTTCAGGtgcagaagcagcaggaacgggccaaggagaagagggccACGTTGGAGAAGATTAAtgagttgaagaaga AACGCAAAGACGGCGGCTCTGCCTCTCTCGGTGCGAGGGAAGCAGACGACATGTTTGATGTCGCTGTTGATAACGAGcttggcggcggcaacaaGGCTAGCGGCAAGAGAGGAAGGTCAGGGGGTGATCATGGTCCTCCTAATGCCAAGCGTCAGAAGAAGAATGAAAAGTATGGATTTGGGGGCAAGAAGAGGTTCGGCAAGAGCGGCGATGCGATTAGCTCGGGGGATATGTCGGGCTTCAGcgcgaagaggatgaagaacgGGGGTGGGGCGGGTgatgggaagaagacgacgtTTAGTGCTATGAGTGCGAAGGCGAAGGGGAGTAAGCCTAGGTTGGGGAAGGATAAGAGGAAGGgcggggcggggaggaggtaa